Proteins co-encoded in one Oreochromis aureus strain Israel breed Guangdong linkage group 3, ZZ_aureus, whole genome shotgun sequence genomic window:
- the LOC120438231 gene encoding uncharacterized protein LOC120438231, with protein sequence MMPSKKSGHFGKPDDGLLVDVVLTLEAIGKKEKEKPAVRAKPRGFKECLLKHETVLTAQIFLRVFEQTTPLSKYLQSKGMDILSAHHMVTATQDGLKSIARDFPTVKTAADTFVKQTNQKLEERENNTDMEVEAELPEKRAKKRKGMAGEIPEDELQINAEKSYEVKVHNIILDTVIEAIYRRFVIHGPLLADLAWLDPRKFSQVRTVSLPSNAFQNLSTRLLKFDSRATVNNLQSELKHFAEQWERLRTSHVDDYRTRTAKDRSEEWDKESEIVTKSCGSCKNCPLCCYQILRRFNMLSDAYRLLGLAYKYLLTLSLTQVACERTFSTLKFIKSRLRSSLSANKLEMFMLMATEKDILMSLDSDMVIERGS encoded by the coding sequence ATGATGCCCTCCAAAAAATCTGGACATTTTGGAAAACCAGATGATGGCCTCTTGGTTGATGTAGTGCTGACGCTGGAAGCCAttggaaagaaggaaaaagaaaagccagCTGTTCGTGCCAAACCACGAGGCTTTAAAGAGTGTCTCTTGAAGCATGAAACTGTGTTAACAGCACAGATATTTCTTAGAGTGTTTGAGCAAACAACTCCTCTGTCGAAGTACCTCCAGTCAAAGGGGATGGACATTCTCTCTGCACATCATATGGTGACTGCCACACAAGATGGCCTCAAAAGTATCGCCAGGGACTTTCCAACTGTGAAGACAGCTGCAGACACATTTGTGAAACAGACAAATCAAAAACTAGAGGAGAGGGAGAACAACACAGACATGGAAGTGGAGGCTGAACTACCTGAAAAGAGagccaaaaagagaaaaggcaTGGCCGGAGAGATACCTGAAGATGAGTTGCAAATCAATGCTGAGAAATCATATGAGGTAAAAGTGCACAACATCATCCTGGACACAGTTATTGAAGCAATCTACAGACGATTTGTCATACATGGCCCTCTTCTTGCCGATTTGGCATGGTTGGACCCCAGGAAGTTTAGCCAGGTCAGAACAGTTTCTCTTCCAAGTAATGCATTTCAAAACCTCAGCACCCGTCTACTTAAATTTGACAGCAGGGCTACAGTTAATAACCTTCAGTCAGAACTGAAACATTTTGCTGAACAGTGGGAAAGGCTTAGGACATCACATGTAGATGACTACAGGACCAGAACAGCAAAGGACAGATCTGAAGAATGGGACAAAGAAAGTGAAATTGTGACCAAAAGCTGTGGTTCTTGCAAAAATTGCCCACTGTGCTGCTATCAAATACTCAGGCGGTTCAACATGCTGTCTGATGCCTATCGTCTCCTTGGGCTGGCATACAAGTACCTGCTGACCCTCTCCCTCACTCAGGTTGCCTGTGAAAGAACATTCTCTACACTCAAGTTCATTAAAAGCAGACTTCGAAGCAGCCTGTCTGCAAACAAGCTGGAGATGTTTATGCTGATGGCCACTGAAAAGGACATTCTCATGTCATTGGACTCTGACATGGTCATTGAGAGGGGTAGCTGA